A window of the Bacteroides thetaiotaomicron VPI-5482 genome harbors these coding sequences:
- a CDS encoding sensor histidine kinase: MKIGSKIALFYTLLSVLTTIIIIAVFYLFSTQFINKLYASYLREKAYLTAQKHWEKDEIDEQSYQIIQRKYDELLPEAHEILLNMDSLSEVRDTLNKYLTQHQQALLIAGEDSVPFSFKYKDQLGAALYYPDNEGNFIVLVMSRNVYGAEIKEHLLLLSIFLVLFSSILIYLVGKIYSGRILIPLQHILKELKRIRANSLNRRLKTTGNNDELEDMIETLNSMLDRLDSAFKAEKSFVSHASHELNNPITAIQGECEISLLKERSTGEYIEALQRISSESKRISNLIRHLLFLSRQDEELIKSNMEAMSLPDMLNDLIKMNERIRLHYQETGKAATVKANPYLLKIALKNIIDNACKYSEKEVDITLSQKDQHLVLEIKDQGIGIPPEEIEHIFQSFYRGSNTHDYAGQGIGLSLTQKIVSAYNARLEISSEIEKGTKVRVIF, encoded by the coding sequence ATGAAAATAGGTTCTAAAATAGCTCTCTTCTATACGTTGCTCAGTGTACTGACAACTATCATCATTATCGCCGTATTCTATCTTTTCAGCACACAGTTTATCAATAAACTCTATGCCTCCTATCTTCGTGAAAAAGCATATCTGACCGCACAAAAGCACTGGGAGAAAGACGAAATAGACGAACAGAGTTACCAGATTATCCAGCGCAAATATGACGAACTCTTGCCCGAAGCTCATGAGATTCTTTTAAATATGGACAGTCTCTCCGAAGTCCGTGACACACTGAACAAATATCTGACCCAGCATCAGCAGGCACTCCTGATAGCCGGTGAAGACAGCGTCCCTTTTTCTTTTAAATACAAAGACCAGTTGGGAGCCGCCCTTTATTATCCCGATAATGAAGGAAATTTCATCGTCCTCGTCATGTCCCGGAATGTGTACGGTGCAGAAATCAAAGAACACCTCTTGCTTCTCTCCATCTTTCTGGTTTTATTCAGTTCCATCCTGATTTATTTAGTCGGGAAAATCTATTCCGGCCGTATTCTTATCCCCCTGCAGCATATACTGAAGGAGCTGAAGAGGATACGAGCCAACAGTCTGAACCGCCGGTTAAAGACGACCGGAAACAACGATGAACTGGAAGACATGATCGAAACACTGAATAGCATGCTCGACCGTCTGGACAGTGCTTTCAAAGCTGAAAAGTCCTTTGTCAGCCATGCTTCGCATGAACTGAACAACCCCATAACCGCCATACAGGGAGAATGTGAAATCAGTCTGCTGAAAGAAAGAAGTACCGGAGAATATATCGAAGCCCTGCAACGAATCTCATCCGAAAGCAAGCGAATCTCCAATCTGATCCGCCATCTTCTTTTCCTTTCACGTCAGGATGAAGAGCTCATAAAAAGCAATATGGAGGCAATGTCTCTGCCGGATATGCTGAATGACTTAATAAAAATGAACGAACGAATCCGTCTCCATTATCAAGAAACAGGTAAGGCTGCCACTGTAAAGGCCAATCCTTATCTGCTCAAAATAGCTTTAAAGAATATCATCGATAATGCCTGCAAATATTCTGAAAAGGAAGTAGACATTACGCTCAGCCAAAAAGATCAACACCTCGTTCTTGAAATAAAAGATCAGGGCATCGGCATTCCTCCGGAAGAAATAGAACATATATTCCAGTCTTTCTATCGGGGCAGCAACACACATGACTATGCAGGTCAGGGCATCGGCCTCAGCCTGACGCAGAAAATAGTATCTGCCTACAACGCCAGACTGGAAATATCTTCGGAAATAGAAAAAGGAACAAAAGTACGGGTGATCTTCTGA